One stretch of Streptomyces sp. R21 DNA includes these proteins:
- a CDS encoding L-rhamnose mutarotase, whose translation MKRVAQTIGLRPERRAEYLELHSAVWPGVEAALHRAQIRNYSIFLHGDVLFAYFEYHGDDFEADMAVLEADPETQEWWKLTDPCQEPLPDRGDARQWTELPEIWHLSPPPRPRS comes from the coding sequence ATGAAGCGCGTCGCCCAGACCATCGGGCTGCGGCCCGAACGCCGCGCGGAGTACCTCGAACTCCATTCCGCCGTCTGGCCCGGAGTCGAAGCCGCCCTGCACCGGGCACAGATCCGCAACTACAGCATCTTCCTTCACGGCGATGTCCTGTTCGCCTACTTCGAGTACCACGGCGACGACTTCGAGGCCGACATGGCCGTCCTCGAAGCCGACCCCGAGACCCAGGAGTGGTGGAAACTCACCGATCCCTGCCAGGAGCCCTTGCCCGACCGGGGTGATGCACGCCAGTGGACGGAACTCCCCGAGATCTGGCACCTGAGCCCGCCCCCTCGCCCCCGGTCATGA